A stretch of alpha proteobacterium HIMB59 DNA encodes these proteins:
- a CDS encoding Ribosomal protein L33 (PFAM: Ribosomal protein L33~TIGRFAM: ribosomal protein L33, bacterial type), with product MAKKSTYQLKQLVPEEKPETGTKYIVRKPTKGMKVSDKLRQRKYDPVLKQHVWFVEKKMPPHSK from the coding sequence ATGGCAAAAAAGTCAACATATCAACTAAAACAGCTTGTTCCTGAAGAAAAACCGGAAACTGGAACAAAGTATATTGTCCGTAAACCAACAAAGGGAATGAAAGTTTCAGATAAATTAAGACAAAGAAAGTATGACCCAGTCTTAAAACAACATGTTTGGTTTGTTGAAAAGAAAATGCCTCCTCATAGCAAATAA
- a CDS encoding Uroporphyrinogen decarboxylase (URO-D) (PFAM: Uroporphyrinogen decarboxylase (URO-D)~TIGRFAM: uroporphyrinogen decarboxylase): protein MSPIYNHSFHNALQRNEQAVPPIWMMRQAGRYHNHYQQLKQKYTFEQLCREPDLACEVTLGPIQEFDFDAAILFSDILFPLDFLGMELSFSPGPIFEKNLTKSMLDNMQISAFEEYIQFQHQALQNIRSALPPNKSLIGFTGGPITLYHFAIRNNPIADNLLEQALPVLQKLIEKNIAIQFQNNIDLLMIFDTEANQLTDQEFQDFCLPFIKQIADQYPNQIGYFTKNISPNKFELLKQISSLQLTVLGTQHNIFQELSQTHLSLQGNFSNDLLTIPEKSDFLSALGEYIDLCKSYDVSQRAGWIASLDHGVQKITPETNIHLFIDQIRTKLA from the coding sequence TTGTCTCCTATTTATAATCACTCTTTCCATAATGCTTTACAAAGAAATGAACAGGCCGTCCCCCCTATATGGATGATGCGCCAAGCTGGTCGTTATCACAATCATTATCAACAACTGAAACAAAAGTATACTTTTGAACAACTCTGTCGTGAGCCAGATCTTGCTTGTGAGGTCACATTAGGTCCTATTCAAGAATTTGATTTTGATGCAGCTATTTTATTTAGCGATATTCTTTTTCCGCTAGATTTTTTAGGGATGGAATTATCATTTAGTCCTGGCCCAATCTTTGAAAAAAATTTAACCAAATCTATGTTAGATAATATGCAAATTTCTGCCTTTGAAGAATATATTCAATTTCAACATCAAGCACTTCAAAATATTCGCTCTGCCCTTCCTCCAAACAAATCTTTGATCGGGTTTACCGGAGGTCCGATTACCCTTTATCATTTTGCTATTCGCAATAATCCCATTGCAGATAATTTACTTGAACAAGCTCTTCCTGTTCTACAGAAACTCATTGAAAAGAATATTGCTATTCAATTTCAAAATAACATCGACTTATTGATGATTTTTGATACGGAGGCTAATCAATTGACTGATCAAGAATTCCAAGACTTTTGTCTTCCTTTTATCAAACAAATAGCCGATCAATACCCCAACCAGATCGGTTATTTTACAAAAAATATATCTCCTAATAAGTTTGAGCTTCTGAAACAAATATCAAGTTTGCAATTAACCGTTCTAGGAACTCAGCACAATATTTTCCAAGAGCTTTCCCAAACCCACTTGTCCCTTCAAGGAAACTTTTCTAATGATCTATTAACTATTCCAGAAAAATCTGATTTTCTCTCCGCTCTGGGGGAATACATCGACTTGTGTAAATCGTATGATGTCAGTCAGAGAGCTGGGTGGATTGCAAGTTTAGATCATGGAGTACAAAAGATCACACCTGAGACTAATATTCACCTTTTTATCGACCAAATTAGAACTAAATTAGCCTAA
- a CDS encoding FAD-binding protein, DNA photolyase family,DNA photolyase (PFAM: FAD binding domain of DNA photolyase; DNA photolyase): MLALQQSQNPALFVYIYDSVECNATGEAGHWWLHESLKQLQESYKARFGASLIVLEGKALDVLQKLIKKYQIHQVLWNRLYSPETIKRDTIIKKALQEQGVDVETFNGHLLNEPWEVQNNSGQYFKVFTPYWRKAFEVYQSKKEKLEKIKSINVLSHQENLIFNFLPKKKWYQKFSKYWTPGEKAAQDQLSRYLKTDIDIYKDARDRPDLDQTSKLSPYLRFGEISPRTVVLNILKSKNLSTSVLTYLSEIGWREFSYSLLYYSKNLSSVPINLKFQNFPWRKSVKDLDLWKSGKTGIPLVDAAMRQIYEKGWMHNRLRMVVGSFLVKNLLLNWTLGEQYFQETLLDYDEASNAAGWQWIAGCGADASPYFRVFNPILQSERFDPQAKFILQYLPQLQILQKPSSIFQPHLQEQAFQSLVNQNLYYEPLVDLKDSRNRALEAYQKIK; the protein is encoded by the coding sequence TTGCTTGCTCTGCAGCAAAGTCAAAACCCAGCTTTATTTGTTTATATCTATGACTCAGTAGAGTGTAATGCTACAGGGGAGGCCGGACACTGGTGGTTACATGAGTCCTTAAAACAATTACAAGAGTCTTATAAGGCAAGATTTGGAGCCTCTCTTATTGTTTTAGAGGGCAAGGCATTAGATGTTTTACAAAAGTTAATCAAAAAATATCAAATCCACCAAGTCTTATGGAATCGTCTTTATTCACCTGAGACAATTAAAAGAGACACAATTATCAAGAAAGCATTACAAGAACAAGGTGTTGATGTAGAGACTTTTAATGGACATCTGTTAAATGAGCCTTGGGAGGTTCAAAATAATTCTGGACAATATTTTAAAGTATTTACTCCATACTGGCGAAAAGCTTTTGAAGTTTATCAATCAAAAAAAGAAAAACTAGAAAAAATCAAATCAATAAATGTTTTGAGTCATCAAGAAAATCTTATCTTTAATTTTTTACCCAAAAAAAAGTGGTATCAAAAATTTTCAAAATATTGGACTCCAGGTGAAAAAGCAGCTCAAGATCAGCTCTCTCGATATTTAAAAACCGATATAGATATATATAAAGATGCAAGAGATCGGCCAGACTTAGATCAGACTTCAAAACTCTCTCCGTATTTACGGTTTGGAGAAATTTCTCCACGAACAGTTGTATTAAATATTTTAAAGTCCAAAAATCTATCTACTTCAGTTTTAACCTATTTATCAGAAATCGGTTGGAGAGAGTTTTCATACTCTTTATTGTATTATTCTAAAAATTTATCCTCTGTTCCCATCAACTTAAAATTTCAAAATTTTCCATGGAGAAAAAGTGTTAAAGACTTAGATTTATGGAAAAGTGGTAAAACCGGCATTCCCCTAGTAGATGCTGCTATGAGACAGATTTATGAAAAAGGTTGGATGCATAATCGCCTTCGAATGGTTGTTGGAAGTTTTTTAGTTAAAAATTTATTACTAAACTGGACCTTAGGTGAGCAATATTTTCAGGAAACACTTCTAGATTACGACGAAGCTAGTAATGCTGCTGGTTGGCAATGGATTGCAGGATGTGGAGCTGATGCATCTCCTTATTTTCGAGTATTCAATCCGATTTTGCAGTCAGAGCGTTTCGATCCTCAAGCAAAATTTATTTTGCAATATTTGCCCCAATTACAAATATTACAAAAACCCTCCTCAATTTTCCAACCACATTTACAAGAACAAGCATTTCAATCCCTAGTTAATCAAAATTTATATTACGAACCCCTTGTTGATTTAAAGGACTCCCGTAATCGAGCCCTAGAAGCCTATCAAAAGATAAAATAA
- a CDS encoding 5-aminolevulinate synthase (PFAM: Aminotransferase class I and II~TIGRFAM: 8-amino-7-oxononanoate synthase; 5-aminolevulinic acid synthase), protein MKTHNWKTNYFSTLQSEIDKIKEEGHYRIFNNIERKAGQFPKATRHHNGSTEEIDVWCSNDYLGMSQNPFVIDAMKLAAEKLGAGSGGTRNISGTTNFHIQLEKEIAALHQKERALAFNSGYSANESALKSIISAFDNCLVLSDELNHASLIEGIRASKKEKAIFRHNDVKHLKDILQGVEFSRPKIIVLESVYSMEADFAPLEDVIEVAQDNGALIYLDEVHAVGLYGPNAAGVAEEKGVAEHIDIINGTLAKAFGLAGGYIASSNTIIDFVRSFSKGFIFTTSMCPAVAAGSLESIQQVKKNAQVRDTFFDNVNYVKSQLRSAGIPFLDSGSHIIPVLIGDSKLCKQISDFLLDEHQVYVQPINYPTVPKGTERIRITPTPCHSEEATEKFVEALKDAWLKFMPLLAKYENDFAGKVKSL, encoded by the coding sequence GTGAAAACACATAATTGGAAAACAAATTATTTTAGCACTCTTCAATCTGAAATAGATAAAATTAAAGAAGAGGGACATTACCGTATTTTTAATAATATTGAGCGTAAAGCGGGACAATTTCCTAAAGCCACTCGTCACCACAATGGATCGACAGAAGAAATTGATGTTTGGTGTTCTAATGACTATTTAGGGATGAGTCAAAATCCATTCGTCATTGATGCAATGAAGCTGGCAGCAGAGAAACTTGGAGCTGGTAGTGGAGGAACAAGAAATATCTCTGGTACAACTAACTTTCATATTCAATTAGAAAAAGAAATTGCGGCTCTTCATCAAAAAGAAAGAGCACTTGCATTTAACTCTGGCTATAGCGCCAACGAGTCAGCACTCAAATCTATCATCTCTGCTTTTGATAACTGCTTAGTATTAAGTGATGAGTTAAATCATGCTTCCTTAATTGAAGGAATTCGAGCTAGCAAAAAAGAAAAAGCAATTTTTCGTCATAACGACGTTAAACATTTAAAGGATATTTTACAGGGTGTAGAGTTTTCTCGCCCAAAGATTATTGTATTAGAGTCAGTCTACTCAATGGAAGCAGATTTCGCACCTTTGGAAGATGTCATTGAAGTGGCTCAGGATAACGGCGCTTTAATTTACCTTGATGAGGTTCACGCAGTGGGCTTATACGGACCCAATGCAGCAGGAGTTGCAGAAGAAAAAGGCGTAGCAGAGCATATTGATATTATCAACGGAACCCTTGCAAAAGCTTTTGGTCTTGCTGGTGGATATATCGCTTCTTCAAATACTATCATCGATTTTGTAAGAAGTTTTTCAAAAGGTTTTATCTTTACAACATCTATGTGTCCTGCGGTAGCTGCAGGTAGTTTAGAAAGCATTCAGCAAGTCAAAAAGAATGCTCAAGTTCGAGACACATTTTTTGATAACGTAAATTATGTCAAATCACAGTTGCGTTCGGCTGGAATTCCTTTCCTTGACTCAGGCTCGCATATCATCCCTGTTTTAATCGGAGATAGTAAATTATGTAAGCAAATCAGCGATTTTCTCTTAGATGAACATCAAGTCTATGTTCAGCCGATCAACTATCCCACAGTTCCTAAAGGAACAGAGCGTATCCGAATAACGCCCACCCCTTGTCACTCCGAAGAGGCAACAGAAAAATTTGTGGAAGCCTTAAAAGATGCTTGGTTAAAGTTTATGCCATTATTGGCTAAATATGAAAATGACTTTGCTGGCAAAGTAAAATCTCTATAA
- a CDS encoding porphobilinogen synthase (PFAM: Delta-aminolevulinic acid dehydratase) — translation MKNYFPIRKTNKLSKQILIQPMFVDQRLKSPKKIKGLGENYSWSQNTILRNVEKDLKKGIRNFLLFIVPKEKQKLPEDFSFHYEVIRSLKNHFKKDLTLLIDTCLCSITPDGHCGISHNKKINLPQTHYALGLAANTYLEAGADIIAPSDMMKDTTQYLRKVFSENEFNSAQIMSYSTKFKSGFYGPFRDAANSTPKGYDRSSYQLPVSDRTKAIQSSIINAAQGANYLMVKPGMTSIDLIQDIKAETLLPTGAYQVSGEFASLQLLDSQGLGKYPDLLMESLQVFSRAKADYIITYGARDIVSYL, via the coding sequence ATGAAAAATTATTTTCCAATTAGAAAAACAAATAAACTCTCTAAACAAATATTAATTCAACCAATGTTTGTGGATCAAAGGCTCAAATCTCCCAAAAAAATTAAGGGCTTAGGAGAAAACTATAGCTGGTCTCAAAACACCATTCTTCGAAATGTAGAAAAAGATTTAAAAAAAGGAATTCGAAATTTTCTTTTATTTATAGTCCCGAAAGAAAAACAAAAATTACCTGAAGATTTTAGTTTTCATTATGAAGTTATTCGTTCCCTAAAAAATCATTTTAAAAAAGATCTGACTTTGTTAATTGATACTTGCCTATGTTCTATTACTCCTGATGGACATTGTGGCATCTCTCACAATAAAAAAATTAATTTACCACAAACACATTATGCTTTAGGTCTGGCTGCTAATACATATCTGGAAGCAGGTGCTGATATCATAGCTCCAAGCGATATGATGAAAGATACCACACAATATTTAAGAAAAGTATTTAGTGAGAATGAATTTAATTCTGCTCAGATTATGAGCTATTCAACGAAGTTTAAAAGTGGCTTTTACGGCCCTTTCCGAGATGCAGCTAACTCTACTCCCAAAGGATATGATCGTTCTTCTTATCAACTCCCTGTTAGTGATCGTACAAAGGCTATTCAAAGCTCAATTATCAATGCGGCTCAAGGAGCTAATTATTTAATGGTCAAACCAGGAATGACCTCTATTGATTTAATTCAAGATATTAAAGCCGAGACCCTTCTTCCCACAGGGGCTTATCAAGTCAGTGGAGAGTTTGCTAGTTTGCAATTATTAGACTCTCAAGGGTTGGGAAAATATCCTGATTTGTTAATGGAGTCACTGCAAGTATTTAGTCGAGCAAAAGCAGATTATATTATCACATACGGAGCAAGAGATATTGTCTCCTATTTATAA
- a CDS encoding rhodanese-like protein (PFAM: Rhodanese-like domain) — MKNVSVIAFYSFFRIDDLVQMEKQVQNFFQPIDIKGTVLIGPEGLNGTIAVPYNEEKNTIEFLKNLGVDSQNIKVSKFDGKRVFNRFKTKIKKEIVTSDFDLSIAEIEQGQFINPKQWDDFIKQEDVEIIDTRNDYEFKVGHFQNATNPDIKTFRDFKKYIEERKEELQNKKVAIYCTGGIRCEKAGPLMQKYGIDTYQLKGGILKYFEDTPASQWNGECFVFDYRVSVDKQLQPGSNELCFGCNMPITPEEKKSPHYEEGFTCPYCYDQLTEKKRRSLNDKRDHWKRIL; from the coding sequence ATGAAAAACGTCTCTGTTATCGCTTTTTATAGTTTTTTTCGAATTGATGACCTTGTCCAAATGGAAAAACAAGTTCAAAATTTTTTTCAACCCATTGATATCAAAGGAACGGTCCTTATTGGACCTGAGGGGCTCAATGGGACCATTGCAGTTCCTTATAATGAAGAGAAAAACACTATTGAGTTTTTAAAGAATTTAGGAGTGGACTCACAAAATATTAAAGTTTCTAAGTTTGATGGAAAAAGAGTCTTTAATCGATTTAAAACTAAAATTAAAAAAGAAATTGTTACTTCAGATTTTGACTTAAGCATTGCAGAAATTGAACAAGGTCAATTTATTAACCCAAAACAATGGGATGATTTTATCAAGCAAGAAGATGTTGAAATCATTGATACTCGAAATGATTATGAATTTAAAGTTGGACATTTTCAAAATGCCACGAACCCTGATATCAAAACTTTTCGAGACTTTAAAAAATATATCGAAGAACGAAAAGAGGAGCTTCAAAATAAAAAAGTAGCTATTTATTGTACAGGAGGCATTCGTTGTGAGAAGGCAGGCCCGCTAATGCAAAAATATGGAATTGATACTTATCAACTCAAAGGGGGAATTCTTAAATATTTTGAAGACACTCCTGCTTCTCAATGGAATGGTGAGTGTTTTGTATTTGATTACCGAGTCTCTGTCGATAAACAACTTCAACCTGGCTCGAATGAGCTTTGTTTTGGGTGCAATATGCCAATTACCCCAGAAGAGAAAAAATCACCTCATTATGAGGAGGGATTTACGTGTCCGTACTGCTACGACCAATTGACGGAGAAGAAGAGACGCTCATTGAACGATAAAAGAGATCATTGGAAGCGAATTTTATGA
- a CDS encoding oxidoreductase, LLM family (PFAM: Luciferase-like monooxygenase~TIGRFAM: probable oxidoreductase, LLM family), with amino-acid sequence MEIGIDSFAGLREGEHDGAAAINELLERIQYADQVGLHTFGIGEHHRQEFLDSSPFNILSAAAAKTEKIKLISAVTVLSASDPVRTFQSLSTLDLISKGRAEMVAGRGSFSEAFPLFGFDFKDYDDLFIEKLDLLLQIRANEFVNWSGKFRPAINNLPIYPRPIQDPLPIWLGVGGTPQSFARAGILGLPLMVAIIGGNTHRFKPLVDIYREAWKQAGHPPEKMQVGLHSLGFVGKTMDEAIDLYYEGYAKMFTKIGRERGWGPVTREQFDQQIGPLGAIVLGSPEQVAEKILRHSEALGGITRFQFQMDIADITHQKLLNSIDLIGKEVIPLVNK; translated from the coding sequence ATGGAAATTGGAATAGATAGTTTTGCTGGTTTGCGAGAAGGAGAACATGATGGTGCTGCCGCTATTAATGAACTTCTGGAGCGTATTCAATATGCTGATCAAGTAGGTCTCCACACCTTTGGAATAGGAGAACACCATCGACAAGAGTTTCTTGATTCCTCTCCATTCAATATTCTCTCCGCAGCTGCAGCAAAAACAGAAAAAATTAAGTTGATCAGCGCAGTAACGGTTTTAAGTGCTTCAGACCCTGTGCGAACTTTTCAAAGCTTATCTACCCTTGATTTAATTTCTAAGGGAAGAGCTGAAATGGTAGCAGGCCGTGGCTCATTCTCTGAGGCATTTCCTTTATTTGGTTTTGATTTTAAAGATTATGACGATTTATTTATTGAGAAATTAGATCTCTTACTTCAAATCCGTGCCAATGAATTTGTCAATTGGTCTGGAAAGTTCCGACCCGCTATTAATAATCTGCCTATTTATCCTCGTCCCATCCAAGATCCACTTCCCATATGGTTGGGTGTAGGAGGGACTCCTCAATCTTTTGCAAGAGCAGGGATTCTAGGATTGCCTTTGATGGTAGCAATCATTGGAGGGAATACTCATCGTTTTAAACCCTTGGTAGATATCTACCGAGAAGCTTGGAAGCAAGCAGGCCATCCTCCTGAAAAAATGCAAGTTGGTTTACATTCTTTAGGTTTTGTTGGAAAAACCATGGATGAGGCGATTGACTTATATTATGAGGGATATGCAAAAATGTTTACTAAAATTGGTCGAGAGCGTGGCTGGGGACCAGTAACTCGAGAGCAGTTTGATCAACAAATCGGTCCATTAGGAGCAATAGTACTAGGAAGCCCCGAACAAGTTGCAGAGAAAATACTAAGACATAGTGAGGCACTAGGCGGCATTACCCGATTCCAATTTCAAATGGATATAGCAGACATCACTCATCAAAAACTCCTTAATTCTATTGATTTAATTGGAAAAGAAGTCATTCCTTTAGTCAATAAATAG
- a CDS encoding porphobilinogen deaminase family protein (PFAM: Porphobilinogen deaminase, dipyromethane cofactor binding domain~TIGRFAM: porphobilinogen deaminase) has product MKEIKVLSRSSFLAQIQTHLAITKIKTIFKGSISTHYTESIGDTDTSSKSWEKHGFGVFTNSLSKQLHLNKVDLVVHSFKDLPVKSSKKSKFICLNRDDPRDVLLVKKKSIRKPSLTIATSSPRRKFYLRHLDEFLPNKKFKSNSIRGNITTRLEKIILSTKHDGVFMAKAAIDRVFQYGQKINNQEFQKFKKYFNQFECIILPLSNFPAAAAQGCIAIEYSAKNRKLDTILQSINDPHAYHQAHLERKFLSRWGGGCALDIGVTVENFLDQQILFARGKDEHTKKYFHERKYLSKSKTKKVKHIFPANLKTYKMFNREPFPLKKDLSDKHILATRTEFLPKSKISKAGFLGTAGVISWRKFNQTGVKINYSFDGFGEKYRPIESYYIQSKLKPIKLTYEKNKISSTFQPLAHYQLVPSLNEQTIDNLFLAESFYWMSYSAFKLAIQLRPDILNKKNACGPGNTYQEISKIIPKEKLNVYLSYEDFKKYELK; this is encoded by the coding sequence ATGAAAGAAATTAAAGTCTTATCCCGATCAAGTTTTCTTGCTCAAATTCAAACTCATCTGGCCATTACAAAAATTAAAACTATTTTCAAAGGTTCAATTTCTACTCATTATACCGAGTCAATCGGAGATACGGATACTTCTTCAAAGTCTTGGGAAAAACATGGTTTTGGCGTTTTTACGAACTCTCTTAGTAAGCAACTCCACCTAAATAAAGTTGATTTAGTTGTTCACTCTTTTAAAGACCTGCCTGTTAAAAGCTCAAAAAAATCTAAATTTATCTGCCTTAATCGTGACGATCCTCGGGATGTATTATTGGTTAAAAAAAAATCAATTCGCAAGCCATCTCTCACTATCGCCACATCCTCACCAAGGAGAAAATTTTATCTTCGCCATTTAGATGAATTTTTACCAAATAAAAAATTTAAATCGAATAGCATTCGTGGAAACATTACCACCCGATTAGAAAAAATAATTTTATCTACCAAACATGATGGTGTTTTTATGGCAAAGGCAGCAATTGATCGTGTTTTTCAGTATGGTCAAAAAATTAATAATCAAGAATTTCAAAAGTTTAAAAAATATTTTAATCAATTTGAATGTATCATTTTACCTTTATCCAATTTTCCAGCAGCTGCAGCACAAGGATGTATTGCTATAGAGTACTCAGCTAAAAATAGAAAATTAGATACTATTTTACAATCAATCAACGATCCTCATGCTTATCATCAAGCTCATTTAGAAAGAAAATTTTTATCAAGATGGGGTGGAGGGTGCGCTCTCGATATTGGCGTCACGGTTGAGAATTTTTTAGATCAGCAAATTCTTTTTGCTCGAGGAAAAGACGAACACACTAAAAAATATTTTCATGAACGAAAATACTTATCAAAATCTAAAACTAAAAAAGTAAAGCATATTTTTCCTGCTAATCTTAAAACATATAAAATGTTTAATCGTGAACCCTTTCCCCTCAAAAAAGACCTCTCTGATAAACATATTCTTGCAACAAGAACAGAATTTTTGCCTAAATCTAAGATTTCTAAAGCTGGATTTTTAGGAACTGCTGGGGTGATTAGTTGGCGAAAATTCAATCAAACTGGAGTCAAGATCAACTATAGCTTTGATGGTTTTGGAGAAAAATATCGACCTATTGAAAGCTATTATATCCAATCCAAATTAAAACCCATTAAACTAACTTATGAAAAAAATAAGATATCTTCGACCTTCCAACCTCTTGCCCATTATCAATTAGTTCCTTCATTGAATGAACAGACCATTGATAATCTTTTTCTTGCAGAGAGTTTTTATTGGATGAGTTATTCAGCCTTTAAATTAGCCATTCAACTTCGCCCTGATATCTTGAATAAAAAGAATGCTTGTGGGCCTGGTAATACCTATCAAGAAATCTCTAAAATTATTCCCAAAGAAAAATTAAATGTATATCTTAGCTACGAAGACTTTAAGAAATATGAACTTAAATGA
- a CDS encoding Flavin containing amine oxidoreductase (PFAM: Flavin containing amine oxidoreductase), which translates to MKKKLAVIGSGIAGLSSAYFLQNDFDVTLYEKNDYLGGHANTRKVQDSQGNTISIDTGFIVYNELTYPNLTKLFHQLQVPIADSDMSFSFYNPSNQFEYGGGGLRALFADPRNLINKKFYGMVKDIIKFYKTFQTGKPDPTISIRQYLENHQYSKEFIDYHFIPLISSIWSTPDQNSLDQPLSSIVSFFQNHKLFNFINRPQWKTVQGGSRNYIDCLINTSHFEIELSSHITSIYRSPQIQIHTRNDKKTFDYLVFACPPNKFLPILMDKNADEIKLFSSFRFQSNLTQLHQNSDLMPPHRTAWSSWNFHTNENQLCTLSYWMNRLQPLQTKDQFFVSLNQNQKKPLYQTVYDHPIFSMATLQAQKDIGRIQGSQKTFYAGSYLGYGFHEDGIQSALKICQQLQIQPEGFINPDTSRILWN; encoded by the coding sequence GTGAAAAAAAAATTAGCAGTCATTGGATCGGGTATTGCAGGATTATCTTCTGCTTATTTCCTCCAAAATGACTTTGATGTAACATTATATGAAAAAAATGATTATCTCGGCGGTCATGCAAATACTCGAAAGGTCCAGGATTCTCAGGGAAATACAATCTCGATAGACACAGGGTTTATTGTTTATAATGAATTAACATATCCCAATTTAACCAAGTTATTTCATCAATTGCAGGTTCCTATTGCTGATAGTGACATGTCATTTAGTTTCTACAATCCTTCCAACCAATTCGAATATGGAGGAGGGGGTTTAAGGGCGTTGTTTGCTGATCCTCGCAATCTAATTAATAAAAAGTTTTATGGAATGGTCAAAGACATCATCAAGTTTTACAAAACATTTCAAACTGGCAAACCAGATCCAACGATCTCTATTCGACAATATTTAGAAAATCATCAATATTCTAAAGAATTTATTGATTATCATTTTATCCCCTTAATTTCTAGTATCTGGTCTACGCCTGATCAAAATTCTCTTGACCAACCATTATCAAGCATTGTGAGTTTTTTTCAAAATCATAAACTTTTTAATTTTATTAATCGACCTCAATGGAAAACGGTTCAGGGTGGTTCTCGAAATTATATCGATTGTTTAATTAATACTTCTCATTTTGAGATAGAATTATCTTCTCATATCACATCAATTTATCGAAGCCCTCAAATTCAAATACATACTCGCAATGACAAAAAAACATTTGATTATTTAGTTTTTGCTTGTCCACCTAATAAGTTTTTACCTATTTTAATGGACAAGAATGCAGATGAAATTAAATTATTTTCTTCCTTTCGATTTCAATCCAATCTTACACAACTTCATCAAAATTCAGATTTAATGCCTCCTCATCGTACAGCTTGGTCAAGCTGGAATTTTCACACCAATGAAAATCAATTATGTACACTAAGTTATTGGATGAATAGATTGCAACCTTTGCAAACCAAGGATCAATTTTTTGTCTCTTTGAACCAAAACCAAAAAAAACCTTTATACCAAACAGTTTATGATCATCCCATTTTTTCGATGGCTACTTTGCAGGCTCAAAAAGATATTGGGCGCATTCAAGGAAGCCAAAAAACTTTTTATGCAGGAAGTTACTTGGGCTATGGTTTTCATGAAGATGGTATTCAATCTGCTTTAAAAATCTGCCAACAATTACAAATTCAACCTGAAGGATTTATCAATCCTGACACTTCTCGAATTTTATGGAATTAA